In the genome of Gemmatimonadota bacterium, one region contains:
- the gap gene encoding type I glyceraldehyde-3-phosphate dehydrogenase, with translation MGIKVGINGFGRIGRMVFRAMSERTGFDVVAINDLTDSATLAHLLKFDSVHGRYDHPVEAVNGGLAVNGNKIEIVSERDPANLPWGDRGVDLVVESTGIFTDGEEASAHLSAGAKKVLISAPATNVDATIVIGVNDGILNEGHRVVSNASCTTNCLAPMVSVLHEHFGVVRGSMTTVHAYTSDQQIIDFAHQDPRRARSAALSMIPTSTGAAKAIGEVIPELNGRLNGMAVRVPVPDGSLTDFVAQVDRVPTAAEVNTAFAAAAQGPLNGILEYCEDPIVSVDIVHNPASCIFDAELTMIIDDNLVKICGWYDNEWGYSNRCVDLLARLAAV, from the coding sequence ATGGGAATCAAGGTCGGCATCAACGGGTTCGGCCGCATCGGCCGCATGGTCTTTCGGGCCATGTCGGAGCGGACCGGGTTCGACGTGGTCGCCATCAACGACCTGACCGACAGCGCGACGCTGGCGCACCTGCTGAAATTCGACTCCGTCCACGGCCGGTACGACCATCCGGTGGAGGCCGTGAACGGCGGACTCGCGGTGAATGGAAACAAGATCGAGATCGTCTCGGAACGGGACCCGGCGAACCTGCCCTGGGGCGACCGCGGCGTGGACCTGGTGGTGGAGTCCACCGGGATCTTCACCGATGGGGAAGAGGCTTCGGCCCACCTGTCGGCCGGGGCGAAGAAGGTGCTGATCTCCGCGCCGGCCACCAACGTGGACGCGACCATCGTCATAGGCGTGAACGACGGTATCCTGAACGAAGGGCACCGCGTGGTCTCCAACGCCTCCTGCACCACCAACTGCCTCGCCCCCATGGTGTCCGTGCTGCACGAGCACTTCGGCGTCGTCCGCGGTTCCATGACCACGGTCCACGCCTACACCAGCGACCAGCAGATCATCGACTTCGCCCACCAGGACCCCCGCCGCGCCCGTTCGGCGGCCCTGTCCATGATCCCCACGAGCACCGGCGCGGCCAAGGCCATCGGCGAGGTGATTCCGGAGCTCAACGGCCGGCTAAACGGCATGGCCGTCCGTGTGCCCGTCCCCGACGGCTCCCTCACCGACTTCGTGGCCCAGGTCGACCGCGTGCCCACGGCCGCCGAAGTCAACACCGCCTTCGCGGCCGCCGCGCAGGGCCCCCTGAACGGCATCCTCGAGTACTGCGAAGACCCCATCGTCTCCGTCGACATCGTGCACAACCCCGCCTCGTGCATCTTCGACGCCGAGCTGACCATGATCATCGACGACAACCTCGTCAAGATCTGCGGCTGGTACGACAACGAATGGGGCTACTCCAACCGCTGCGTGGACCTGCTGGCGCGGCTGGCGGCGGTGTGA
- a CDS encoding response regulator yields MSARDDPVRDLQAVRARNDALNEAVLRISASLDLETVLEEVVERASALTGARYGAIATVDKAGVLKDFATTGLSDEEHRRLSEWGDWPRIFEHFRDLAGPLRRAELLEYVGMTGYSAFMLPDACAFQVTPMRHRGARAGTLFLGGKANGGEFTDEDEEVLLLFASHAATAITNAGKYRAEQHTRADLESLVETSPVGVVVFEAGTGSPVSMNLEAKRIAENLRLRGKPIEAILELATCRFADGREIALDQFSLVQVLRNAETVRAVEVVISIPDGRSVTVLVSATPIRNEDGAVTSMVVTMQDLAALQELDRTRAEFLSMVSHELRAPLTSIKGSATTVLNASRELDPAEVRQFFRIIDEQANLMDSLIGDLLDAGRTDTGTLSVTPEPSEVSFLVDQARNTFLSGGARHNVLIDLPPDLPPVLADRKRIVQVLNNLLSNAARHSTATAPIRISAERDGVYVAVTVADEGRGIAPELLGRLFRKYGRSEVDSGVAGGLGLAICKGLVEAHGGRIRAESPGVGKGTRFTFTIPVADTGAVDTAAGDARHAPGQVSDGRQPTSVLIVDDDPQTLSYVREVLADADYSAVVTADHREISSIIEAEKPKLVLLDLMLPGSDGIELMRTIPELATLPVIFISGYGRDETIARALEAGAEDYIVKPFSPTELTARIGAILRRRANPDRFVLGELAIDYDRREVKLAGRPVALTATEYEVLRVLSLSAGRIATYDTLLREIWGRRGLGDARLVRAIIKRLRRKLGESADDPSYVANVRGVGYRLIRPGDG; encoded by the coding sequence TTGAGTGCGCGCGACGATCCGGTGCGGGATTTACAGGCGGTGCGCGCTCGCAACGACGCGCTCAACGAGGCGGTCCTGCGTATCAGCGCCAGCCTGGACCTCGAGACGGTCCTGGAGGAGGTCGTGGAGCGTGCCAGCGCGCTTACCGGAGCGCGCTACGGCGCCATCGCCACCGTCGACAAGGCCGGCGTGCTCAAGGACTTCGCCACCACCGGTCTTTCCGACGAGGAGCATCGGCGCCTGTCCGAATGGGGCGATTGGCCGCGAATATTTGAACACTTCCGCGACCTGGCCGGTCCGCTGAGACGGGCGGAATTATTGGAATACGTGGGTATGACCGGCTATTCGGCGTTCATGCTGCCGGACGCCTGTGCCTTCCAGGTCACTCCGATGCGTCACCGCGGCGCACGGGCCGGAACCCTCTTCCTGGGGGGAAAAGCGAACGGCGGGGAATTCACGGACGAGGACGAGGAGGTCCTCCTGCTGTTCGCCTCTCACGCGGCCACAGCGATCACCAACGCCGGCAAGTACCGCGCCGAGCAGCACACCAGGGCCGACCTCGAATCGCTGGTCGAGACTTCCCCGGTAGGCGTCGTGGTGTTCGAAGCGGGGACCGGCAGTCCAGTGTCGATGAACCTGGAGGCGAAACGGATCGCGGAAAACCTGCGCCTTCGGGGCAAACCAATCGAAGCCATACTCGAGTTGGCGACCTGCCGCTTCGCCGACGGCCGGGAAATCGCGCTGGACCAGTTCTCCCTTGTCCAGGTGCTCCGCAACGCCGAGACGGTGCGAGCCGTAGAGGTCGTGATTTCCATACCCGACGGCCGCAGTGTGACGGTGCTAGTGAGCGCCACCCCGATCCGCAACGAGGACGGCGCGGTGACGTCGATGGTGGTCACCATGCAGGACCTGGCGGCGCTGCAGGAACTGGACCGGACGCGGGCCGAGTTTCTCAGCATGGTGAGCCACGAGCTGCGTGCTCCGCTGACCTCCATCAAGGGATCGGCGACGACGGTGTTGAACGCCTCGCGGGAACTGGATCCGGCCGAAGTGCGTCAGTTCTTCCGGATCATCGATGAACAGGCCAATCTCATGGACAGTCTGATCGGCGACCTGCTCGACGCGGGACGGACCGATACGGGCACGCTGTCGGTCACCCCGGAACCCTCGGAGGTGAGCTTTCTGGTGGACCAGGCCCGCAACACTTTCCTGTCGGGCGGCGCCAGGCACAACGTCCTCATCGACCTGCCGCCCGATCTGCCCCCGGTGCTCGCCGACAGGAAACGCATCGTGCAGGTGCTGAACAACCTGCTGTCCAACGCCGCCCGCCATTCGACGGCAACGGCCCCTATCCGCATCTCGGCTGAGCGGGACGGCGTGTACGTCGCAGTCACGGTGGCCGACGAAGGCCGGGGCATTGCACCGGAACTGCTGGGGAGGCTGTTTCGCAAGTACGGGCGCAGCGAAGTAGACTCCGGCGTGGCCGGTGGACTGGGCCTTGCCATCTGCAAGGGGCTGGTCGAGGCGCACGGCGGGCGCATACGGGCCGAAAGCCCGGGCGTGGGCAAGGGCACGCGCTTCACCTTCACCATACCTGTCGCGGATACGGGCGCCGTAGACACCGCGGCCGGTGATGCCCGGCACGCCCCGGGTCAGGTTTCCGATGGACGCCAGCCGACCTCGGTGCTCATCGTAGACGACGACCCGCAGACGCTGAGTTACGTGCGCGAAGTCCTCGCCGACGCGGATTATTCCGCCGTGGTGACGGCCGATCACCGGGAAATCTCGAGCATCATCGAAGCGGAGAAGCCCAAACTGGTCCTGCTCGACCTGATGCTGCCCGGTTCCGACGGGATCGAACTCATGCGGACGATACCCGAGCTCGCTACCCTGCCGGTGATCTTCATTTCGGGCTACGGACGCGACGAGACGATCGCCAGGGCGCTGGAGGCCGGCGCCGAGGACTACATTGTCAAACCTTTCTCGCCGACCGAGCTCACGGCTCGGATCGGGGCCATCCTCCGCCGGCGGGCCAATCCGGATCGTTTCGTGCTCGGCGAGTTGGCCATCGACTACGACCGCCGTGAAGTCAAGCTCGCGGGTCGGCCGGTGGCGCTGACCGCTACCGAGTACGAGGTGCTGCGCGTGCTTTCGCTTAGCGCGGGGCGGATCGCCACCTACGACACCTTGCTGCGGGAGATCTGGGGCAGGCGCGGCCTCGGTGACGCGAGGCTCGTGCGGGCCATCATCAAGCGACTTCGCAGAAAGCTCGGTGAAAGCGCCGACGACCCGTCCTACGTCGCCAACGTGCGCGGCGTCGGCTACCGCCTGATCCGGCCGGGGGATGGGTAG
- a CDS encoding M56 family metallopeptidase has protein sequence MMIDSDNERSLDAVESLPDEEGTIRLTWRDRLVEFGLDMGVAMACMFLAALVFAGILIATINVAEESAPGLFERGSIAVVGLVIVSAAVGNACGYLCFPYLTRFIFRGFELQDDRLDRSVRKLLAVTGMDITAETLYAMKGRTANAMVSGLFRKGRYIFFTDKLLEKMKEDEILAIFAHEVAHIRHRHLFKMLLSGILWICVIQIIGYLMDFSAYFDALDESHKTWASGLIGGVNVWLVMVCVMFPLSRRNEYEADATAAGWVGVECYSRALYRLHQLNDRMKTPRKFARIFLTHPTLQNRLDRVAQLNSK, from the coding sequence GTGATGATTGACTCCGATAATGAAAGAAGCCTCGACGCCGTCGAAAGTCTGCCGGATGAAGAGGGAACGATTCGGTTGACCTGGCGTGACAGACTGGTCGAGTTCGGACTGGACATGGGCGTAGCGATGGCATGCATGTTTCTGGCCGCGCTCGTGTTTGCAGGCATCTTGATCGCAACGATTAACGTGGCGGAAGAGTCGGCTCCAGGTCTATTCGAGCGTGGGTCGATCGCAGTAGTAGGTTTGGTCATCGTTTCGGCCGCCGTGGGCAACGCCTGCGGATATCTGTGTTTTCCCTACCTGACACGGTTCATCTTCCGAGGTTTCGAGTTACAGGATGATCGTCTGGACCGGTCGGTCAGGAAGTTGCTAGCGGTCACCGGAATGGACATCACAGCAGAGACATTATACGCCATGAAAGGCAGGACGGCGAACGCCATGGTTTCTGGCCTCTTTCGAAAAGGCCGGTACATATTCTTTACCGACAAACTGCTGGAGAAAATGAAGGAAGACGAAATCCTGGCGATATTCGCCCACGAAGTGGCGCATATACGTCACAGACATTTGTTCAAGATGCTGTTGTCCGGGATTCTGTGGATTTGCGTGATTCAGATCATTGGGTATCTGATGGATTTCAGTGCCTATTTCGATGCATTGGATGAGTCCCACAAGACGTGGGCGTCCGGTTTGATTGGCGGTGTGAATGTATGGCTGGTTATGGTCTGTGTCATGTTTCCCTTGTCGAGACGTAACGAATACGAAGCAGATGCTACCGCGGCCGGATGGGTGGGGGTAGAGTGTTACAGCCGTGCCCTCTACCGCCTGCATCAATTGAATGACCGGATGAAGACTCCACGGAAGTTCGCCCGCATATTCCTGACCCACCCCACCCTGCAGAATCGCCTCGACCGCGTTGCACAGTTGAACTCGAAATAG
- a CDS encoding efflux RND transporter periplasmic adaptor subunit, translated as MKKRLVIAGVSVCSLVAVLVYFVFSSTARDATFRILQVQHGSISEILAETGTIQFVRTVMVKPTISGEVRHIHADVGNRVSAGDVLAVIEPDPSQSLQLSRQRARVDGARIDLTERELNFERKRELYERSLISSEEFEQARIAHTRARHDLDMAELELRILELKVNVEVDSNQTHDAVRVISPLDGIVIARAVEEGEVVASGTSSYTGGTEMFRIGDPDRMIVKSAIGEIDAGRVRPGQDVRIRVDAYPDAMYRGRVERVAPVGVRRPGGTLVTFDAEIVISDPSMELHQGMSCDIDIVLEQNDHAVLVPASSVMEMADNRGANIEQTDSALTGSASGRRHMVYRCTSADPELRRCPESYLESAMVEIGIESTENVEILSGIEPGARIALDARAVHIALTAKHP; from the coding sequence ATGAAAAAACGGTTAGTCATTGCTGGTGTATCGGTCTGCAGCCTCGTAGCCGTTCTGGTGTATTTCGTTTTCAGTTCCACGGCTCGGGATGCCACGTTTCGGATCCTCCAGGTACAACACGGATCGATCTCGGAGATCCTGGCGGAGACGGGCACCATCCAGTTCGTCCGAACCGTCATGGTCAAGCCCACGATTTCCGGGGAAGTCAGGCATATTCACGCCGATGTCGGGAATCGGGTTTCAGCGGGGGACGTACTTGCCGTGATAGAGCCGGACCCGTCCCAGTCCCTGCAGTTGTCCCGGCAGCGCGCCAGGGTGGACGGCGCCCGGATCGATCTTACGGAAAGGGAGTTGAACTTTGAGCGAAAGCGCGAGCTTTACGAGCGGTCCCTGATATCGTCCGAGGAATTCGAACAGGCAAGGATCGCACACACCAGGGCCCGTCACGATCTCGACATGGCGGAGCTCGAACTCAGGATTCTGGAACTGAAGGTGAACGTCGAGGTGGATTCGAACCAAACCCATGACGCCGTGCGGGTCATATCGCCGTTGGACGGTATCGTCATTGCCCGCGCGGTGGAGGAGGGCGAAGTCGTAGCGTCAGGCACCTCGTCGTACACCGGCGGCACGGAGATGTTCCGGATCGGCGATCCGGACCGGATGATCGTCAAATCGGCGATTGGAGAAATAGACGCCGGAAGGGTCAGGCCGGGACAGGACGTGCGGATCCGTGTCGATGCCTACCCGGACGCGATGTACCGTGGTCGGGTGGAGCGCGTCGCGCCGGTCGGTGTGCGCAGGCCCGGCGGCACGCTCGTCACGTTCGATGCCGAAATCGTGATATCTGATCCATCGATGGAATTGCACCAGGGCATGTCCTGCGATATCGACATCGTGTTGGAGCAAAACGACCACGCGGTGCTGGTGCCCGCTTCTTCCGTCATGGAAATGGCCGACAACAGGGGGGCAAACATCGAACAGACTGATTCTGCATTGACCGGATCGGCGTCCGGCAGGCGGCACATGGTCTATCGTTGCACATCGGCGGACCCCGAATTGCGGAGGTGTCCGGAATCGTACCTGGAATCCGCCATGGTCGAGATCGGTATCGAATCGACCGAAAACGTGGAGATCCTGTCCGGCATTGAACCCGGCGCGCGCATCGCACTGGATGCAAGAGCGGTTCATATCGCGCTGACCGCGAAACACCCTTAA
- a CDS encoding FtsX-like permease family protein — MSIPHHIQTVFANLAHYRLRSVLTLLGIAVGIGAVTAIIAIGEGLHDMVMEEFESVRGGTMIWVSPSRFVNQDGQWLEVSDYEHLVWQDVLEIGRSSNAVRQVVPAATLNADLRYARTSYGGMVYGTTPSFPDLYQWPVSTGRFIVDRDVIRWRKVCVLGDELAAKLFDDADPVGKELKLNGQRFAVIGVMQPKTVFNESWGNRVFVPITTVQKRMLGHEGFDLLSIKVADARVMDRAVGEIEAALSTIHGDEAGFDIVSGKDAMDQIGGVINAVKSSIAALAGISLMVGAIGIMNMMLVSVTERRREIGIRKSVGARHVDIVNQFTLEATCISALGGLLGISLGLGFGSVFSLVMNQVWDLAFTSGASLSNILVSLAISLAIGLCAGIYPALKASQLSPVDAMNLE; from the coding sequence GTGTCCATACCGCACCATATCCAGACCGTGTTTGCCAATCTCGCGCACTACAGGCTGCGTTCGGTCCTGACGCTGCTGGGGATCGCGGTCGGCATCGGCGCCGTAACCGCCATCATCGCGATCGGCGAAGGGCTTCACGACATGGTGATGGAGGAATTCGAATCCGTGCGCGGCGGCACCATGATATGGGTGAGTCCATCGAGATTCGTAAACCAGGATGGACAGTGGCTCGAGGTATCGGATTACGAACATCTCGTCTGGCAGGACGTGCTGGAAATCGGCAGAAGCTCGAACGCAGTGCGCCAGGTGGTCCCGGCCGCGACGCTGAACGCGGATCTCAGGTACGCGAGAACGTCCTATGGCGGGATGGTGTACGGCACAACGCCATCGTTTCCGGACCTGTACCAGTGGCCGGTTTCCACGGGCCGGTTCATTGTCGACCGCGACGTGATACGCTGGCGCAAAGTATGCGTGCTGGGCGATGAGCTGGCCGCCAAACTGTTTGACGATGCCGACCCGGTCGGCAAGGAACTGAAACTGAATGGTCAGCGGTTTGCCGTGATCGGCGTCATGCAGCCAAAGACGGTATTCAACGAGAGCTGGGGAAACCGGGTCTTCGTGCCGATTACAACGGTCCAGAAACGGATGCTTGGCCATGAAGGCTTCGATCTTCTGTCCATCAAGGTGGCGGATGCGCGTGTCATGGACCGTGCGGTGGGCGAAATCGAGGCCGCCTTGAGTACCATCCATGGCGATGAGGCCGGATTCGACATCGTCAGCGGGAAAGACGCCATGGACCAGATCGGAGGCGTGATCAACGCGGTCAAATCATCGATTGCCGCCCTGGCGGGCATCTCGCTGATGGTGGGAGCAATCGGGATCATGAACATGATGCTGGTCTCCGTCACTGAACGGAGGCGGGAAATAGGCATCAGGAAGTCAGTCGGTGCAAGACATGTCGATATCGTGAATCAGTTTACGCTGGAAGCCACCTGTATCAGCGCTTTAGGCGGGTTACTGGGGATATCGCTGGGACTGGGCTTCGGCTCGGTGTTCTCGTTGGTTATGAATCAGGTGTGGGACCTTGCCTTCACGAGCGGAGCTTCGCTTTCGAATATCCTCGTGTCGCTGGCGATTTCTCTGGCGATAGGCCTTTGCGCCGGAATCTATCCCGCCCTGAAGGCATCGCAGCTGAGTCCGGTGGATGCGATGAACCTGGAGTAA
- a CDS encoding stage II sporulation protein M, whose amino-acid sequence MPMNEYRLNKVPFLLAVCCILAGLVIGRSSPLDTGPAGAPDHAADTNTLLPRVFLDGHDEWEFIIGTNLKVCAVLLTGVLSLGFMSMANLAWIGLSIGWVVRSVMDSGMSWERAAALTVPHGLLELAGFAMIAAVGCEGFIIVYRKLRFDDWSFSMDRLSLNVRRLTAGLLLVLAASMVETYITGQIAAVFN is encoded by the coding sequence ATGCCGATGAACGAATACCGCCTCAACAAAGTACCCTTTTTACTCGCTGTGTGTTGTATACTTGCCGGCCTTGTAATCGGCAGATCGTCTCCCTTGGACACGGGACCTGCGGGCGCTCCGGACCATGCTGCAGACACAAATACCCTGCTCCCCCGCGTTTTCCTCGATGGACACGATGAATGGGAATTCATCATTGGAACGAATTTGAAAGTCTGCGCCGTTCTTCTGACGGGGGTTCTATCGCTGGGATTCATGAGCATGGCGAATCTGGCCTGGATCGGACTGAGTATAGGATGGGTTGTACGAAGTGTGATGGATTCTGGCATGTCGTGGGAAAGGGCGGCCGCCCTTACGGTGCCTCATGGACTGCTGGAACTCGCCGGATTCGCCATGATAGCGGCCGTGGGTTGCGAAGGATTCATCATCGTATACAGAAAGCTGAGATTCGATGACTGGTCGTTCAGTATGGACAGGCTGTCATTGAACGTTCGAAGATTGACGGCGGGGCTCTTGCTTGTGCTCGCAGCCTCCATGGTGGAGACCTACATAACCGGTCAGATTGCGGCCGTATTCAATTGA